AAAGCACTGACttttttgtatttcatgttttatttaaactttttagtgtattttttaaattgatttaatgcTGTGTGAATAATCACTATTTTAATAGATGTGAAGACCTAGAAACAAACCTTCCCTTTCCCTGTTTCTGCTAGGTTATGGGGGTAAAAAGGGAACATTGGAGAAGTGCTGTGACTGTAAAGGACAAGGTGTTAAGATCCAGGTCAAACAGATTGGACCTGGAATGATTCAGCAGATCCAGTCAATGTGTGAAGAATGCCAAGGACAAGGGGAGAGGTTCAGCTCTAAAGACAGATGCAAAAAGTGCAATGGTCACaaagtggaaaggaaaaaaaaaatacttgaagtTCATGTAGACAAAGGTgactatttatttataatcccccaCTGGTATGCATATCCAACTGAGGAGAGAATGTGAAGGAGGCGCTGgtacacactttacattttagTTATATCTTGGAAGCGCTCATGAGTGTCTCAGTGGGTCATGGTGACTTACCTTTGAACATTTTGATGAAGGGTCATGGATCATGGGTCTTCATTACTGCAACATAATAATATAAAGgggcctgaattaaatcaaagatTAAAATACATTGCTGTCTAAATGTTTATATACTAGACTGTGAATGTAATTATCAGAAGGAGCATTACAGTAGATTGAAGTTGTGTTATTGTGCTGTGctcaaactaaacaaaaatgatGTGCACCCTCTTCTAGGTATGAAGGATGAGCAGAAAATCACATTCCATGGAGAGGGGGATCAGGAACCAGGATTAGAGCCTGGTGATGTCATCATTGTCCTTGATCAGAAGGAGCACCCTGTGTTTCAGAGGCACGGAGACAATCTGATCATGAACATGGAAATCCAGCTTGTGGAGGCACTCTGCGGTTTCAAAAAGACAATCAAAACCCTTGACAACAGAATACTCTTGATTAACTCAAGTCCAGGTAACACTGGCATTCTACCATCTCAAATGCAAGGGTGTACCTGCACACCTGGTTTTCTGGTGGTATGCATTTTCTCAAATCTATTCCTGGATTGATTGCAGAACATCAGATTTCTATTTGAAGGGATTTTACTCTCACACACCTACCCATATAGTCAAGCAGATCCCAAAACCAATCGGCAAAAGGATCATTTAGTCAGTATCTATAGTTTTTTAGAATATACACCGCATCAGTTAGTTAGCTCACCCAGTAGATCCGCCTAAGTTTACCCACCGATTTTACAATTTATACCAAACCATCACATGTaactaaacctttttttgttcagtatataTGCAGATCTATTTTATTACTTGTAAAAGTTGGCCATATGTTCTAGAAAATACACCTCTAGGTATGTTAAATTTACAAAGCATATGTAAAAAGCTTAATACTATATATAGcttacctgtgtgtctgtcttcctTTACAGGTAAGGTGATAAAACACAATGACATAAAATGTGTCCAGAATGAAGGGATGCCAATTCATAGAGCTCCATATGAGAAAGGACAGCTAATCATACAGTTTTTGGTAAGAACAAATTTTAACTATTTTGCCCCTGCCCCCCAATTGATTTCTGTACACCGTGTTTCACAGTCCTTCTAACCTTTCTTATCTTTCATCAGGTAACATTCCCAGAAAATGGTTGGCTTCCAAAGCACATGCTCCCTCAGCTGGAGGCATTGCTTCCTCCAAGGGAGGACTTGATGCTTCTAGATGACATGGAGGAGGTTGACCTAACTGAAGTGGAACACGGCTCCCGTCATAGTCATAAATATAGAGGAGAGGCATACGAAGCAGAAGATGAAGAAATGCCACGAAGTTCAGGTGTTCAATGCCAAACTCAATAAAAGAACTTCAGAACCTTCAGTTAACTTCAAGCGCAAGATTGTCAATAGAGGCTCATTGTGAAGATTGCAAGATAATTCTCAGGATCTCCTTTTGTTCAGAAAAGGTTGATAATACGCGTGACATAAGACTGATAGAACACAAGATTCCAGACACTAACCTATTTCTACcacgtgtttttaaaatgtattcttgttTCATGTATTATTTCTGAAGGAGTGTTTGTTACTTCTTGGTATTCCTTTGTGTTGCCCAGAAAGACAGAACCTATGTTTTAGAACATTTTGCAAATTTTACAGCAACAGGCACAATGTCACAGTAGAAAACAAAATAGCCAACTAGCAACAATTTAAATGTGGAAAAGAACCAAAGAACTGGAAATTTGGAAACCAAAAGCAACACGCTAAACTGTGGAACACAATGTATTTTAGTTACAAGATACTTTCCGATCTCCACAATGAGCCACAATAAGTGTGTATGTACCTTTATGTGAAAAAACATTGGTTTGtgtgtgcatgtactgtatatacatgttgTACTGCATATTCTTGTACCGATCACTTTAAGTGTCCTACTGAAAATGTGTACGGGGGAAGAAAAGTTTAATTGGAACATATTTAAGTACTACATGGTtatcactttatttattatttggaaTCTTCCATTAGTGGTTttgtaaacaaaattaatttgtgAAGATTTTCATTTCATTATACTTTAAAATGCATCAAATATACTTTGCAAAGTgaagaaaacataaataaaaaatttaactGACCAATGATGATTTGATTTTTACATCACTGGATGACAACCCCGCATTTCAGCAATTGTACCTGTGCTACGTCTAATGGTAAGACTTTGAAGAGTAGCTTCATACAACGAAAGGGTGCTTTGTCAGATACAGTGAAGACCTCTTAATGTGTTCATGTTTGTACACCTTCATTTTGATCACATAAACCAGTTGCTTTAATAAAAGATGTAGGTTTTGTAATAGTTAAACCACAAAGGGAATGCAATTGGCGATTACAATATGCAATTGATTGAATTAACCTATCGATTTACACTACATGCTGCTGAAAGGTCCTGCCCTAGCACACTAAAAAACTTGATCAGAggaaacatatttatttagttcTGCTCACCTGaacaaaaacattgtaaaatattCACTCTCTATCTATCTCAATGTTATTAACACATTACCAAAACATAACTAACTGCATAACTAAAGAAAAACTAtgacatgttttacatttataaatgtccCTTAGAACCTTGTTAGGCCTTCCACACCAAATGATAGCTGGCTGTTGTCCATTTTCCAAATCAACTGCTGAATCAACTGTTTCCTAGCTTCAGTGTGAAGCTGTTCCTGCACAGTAATAGCACACTGGTTCTCCATTTCATACTGGACCATGTCTGCTCAGAATTCAGGTGCTGACCAAGATGGGGAAATAGAAGCTGGAAGTAATAGAATATAGTAGCAATGAAAACTATTCCAGTTCTGTCCAGAATGCCATTTATAATGAAGTACAGAGCACAGAAGGAAATATTATTTGCATGTTTTAAACAACCAactatgatttatatttaaaatggacTAGGACTATGGGACACTACAGCTTGCGCTTTCTATTTAAGCACTAAGCATGGTTAGCCACTCATACTTggaacaaaaacacttttttgctCACAATGGACCTGACTTAAACAAGGGCCATTAAACTGCTAAAACTCAAGAAATTGTAGATATCAGTAGTTTTGAGCGAAATATTGTTTTAGAATGCGCTACGGCAGTGGTTCCcagcctttttcaatgtagggaccaccttggagACTGGATTTTTCCCATGGACCATTTGCCACGTATTGTTTCACAACAGCATTTCGAAACTacttgtatgtgtatatgtacaagtacatgtagaaagtaaagtatttatataaggTACCTGACTTAAGGAGATTCCTGGGCCTGGATCGTCActaccaggtcagcaaggaatgttgtcattttcgcattgaaagttgctgaaattcctgtttcttttttttcaaattctgaatgctttgtagataaatggcgtcTCAATTTtgaaggtttgttttgtttgacaaaacctgacaaataatgcactgggtcTTGGGTCGTCcttggatccagtaaatgtaaatacgtgCTGGTCCCCTCAACTGTTACCTTGTGTAGCAAATTAATATATACATATCTAATGCAACTTACTGCACTCACAGAGTCTCAAACTTCACTCGATGCACATATAAAAACACTGGAATACAAAGACAATGCAGGAGGGACTTCTGTTACTATATgtagctaacctctccaaaaacacATGGCAGTAACGGGCATATTCCTATATCCCTGCCAACACTGTATGTTAATTTAGTCATTCCATCcaagttaggaatattcaatgccTTGCGTTACTTTTATGCAGACCGAAAAGGCTGGGATGACcagattagttttttttccccGAGCAGTGTAATAATACCGGCtaaagacaaatgtgccttcataatgtgcaagttatttagttagtatttgtttcacattagaaaatgcagactacatacatatctaATAATACATCCTGTGGTTAAAGCTgtctgttgtgttgcttagtaatagtagtagcacatcgtgtgattgtgtagaaatgggtttgTTTGCAGACCATCTGTTTACTctcggaccacaggttgggaaccacagTGCTACAGTGTCATTCATTTGCATGTAGTATTTGTCTAGCATTATTGTGGGCTGCTGATTTCCAGGCCCCTCTTAAAAGGTTCTGGTCctgattaaacaataataaaaaaaggaactgAGTCGAATTCTGTGTTAAAGCACTAATAGGGTTACGTCATTCACACTAATCATAGAACAAAAAGGAAAAGCAATATATAAAAAGTGCCTGAAAGTGCAGAGAATTTAGGTGACACTGATTCCCAACATCTCTACAGAGaactacagagaattcaaaaTTGAAGGTGCAGCAGCTTAATTGTTTTAGGCCAAGTTAAAACACAGTTTGGAGGGAAGCATTAAATCCAAACCATAActacacagaaacaaaaacacacaaagcgGGAAATCAGTCAAAAGAACAATATTCCCCAGCGCCTGTATCATTCAGCGAGTGCCCACAACAACAATTCCAATCAGATCTGTAGACATTTTAAGGCTTTTATTCAGAAAACCGTGAAGATTACACAACAGATACAAACTGCCATGTATCCTTCGAATACAAATTTACATTGGCATTCACTGGAATCAATGAACAGTATATAAAGCATTTATCAGTGATGTGAATTACATGATTTATATATAGAATGTGACAGTTTGATCTTCATCATCTTTAGTGTAGTTTTCTCCTGAATGAGCAACCTGAAAGACAAACAGAAAACTTCAGAAACACTCACAGAAATGTAGTGTTCGATAGAAAAGGCAATGGATAGACTtgtacccctttcacacagatgagttatgacggctcagaaccggcactgatgcaGCAGTTTGGTCTGTGTGAAATGCCTATACTGTCACAGAGccatcatattttatgccgtctctgaaccacttCAATTGACCACTTCTGAACAAACCAATTGTGAGAATGCACTGGGTACAGCTAGGAAGTCTTAAGAGTTGAGTAATAAAAAGAGCAGGTACTCATGTCAACTATAAATCACATtccacattattaaaaaaaaaactatttggtgGACTACAAGTACACATGTAGAGCTTTCTGTGATACATAATGTATTGTATCATGATGGAGCTGCAGACACAAAcaggtcttgaaagctagtgtttgtataGAACAGGAGAggccaactctggtcctggagagccacaatttttatatcatcaatggctaaagacctggaattATTTTTTAGTGTGAAccatttaagaaaataattgataaCTCAGGTGGAACGTGTAGAAGACTCTGCGGTtttccaggaccaggattggccacccctggtctaCAGCATTTAATAACCAGTATCATCTCAAGTATCGCAAACCATCTTGACACACAATTAATCTTTTACACCTATTTATTCAGTGCAGGGACTCTGGGTGATCTAAACTACCGTGTTGTATGATCTAAACTGCATAGGTATATATTTTATGAAACAAACAACACTGTTGTTTAGGTCAGTAAGTGGCCTCATTGTTCTCAGAATGATTGTGCTTTGTTTGATAAATTCCCCCACCTACCCTCTGTCAGCCTGGCCTTTCCTCCTGTAGGCTGGCAGAGTACTGTGGAACAGCCTACGCACAGTACTACTGTCTGGGCATGGCTAAACACTGTGGTGATCTTGTAGCAGCCTATGGGGAAACAATGTTTAAACATGACTACAAAACCAGACGTgcattgtaaaacaaacaaggaaaaatGAAGCAGGGCATGTAATCTTATGATGCAAAAACATgcatgagaaaaaaatatatatttctattacCTGGACATTTAACATCCATGAAGTAggagttagggctctggaccaaCCTCTTCTTTTTGTGCAGCCTCTTTTCCTCATCAAGAGAAGGATGCAGCAAGTCTTTTGCCAGCTGAAATGAAACAACAAATCACATTTATTTACTGGCCCCTATTAAACAACTAAccaaaaacaaactgaaacacaATTACTGCAACTGTAATCTGAATGGATCTGCAAAACTATCGCAgggttgttttcttttcttttttgcacTTGATAATAATGTGCTTCAATAACCATtcttgtttttgcttttatttatttgtatctagGAATGTATAATATCTTGAAAAATCAACCCTATTTGTAgtattttaaactgtatattaTTAAAGACACTGTCAACACAACACCATTTGATTCACAACTACGTGATCATTTGCAGACCTTCCGGCTACACAAACGTCAAAGGTGGGTGCAGATCTCGCGaatgaaacaattaaattaaactgcCGCAATTTCAATTCTCAAACACAACAATCTGAAGAGATATTTATGCTTACTAcgtgaaaacaaatacaaatacgtCACAACTTCAATCGCAAAGCAAATGTGTCTAGGCCCGTGCATGTCATACTACTACTCTGCTCTAGAATTGCCATGTGTTACATCGCAATAAACTTTATAAATACGTATCATCGAATGCGACGTTCACAAAAAGCCTTGAATTTGCCTTTTAATTTCCATACGTTTACATTCAGTCGGTTGTCAATGTTCGGGAAGATGATTAAAGTCGATAAAATTCCATGTGTTTATAGTAACTTACAGGCATGTTTCTTACGTTCGTGTTCtactttagagagagagagagattgattagTCAGGACTAAGAAGCACAggggggaaaaaagctgaatataTTATCAACAGGCCGCTTCCGCTTCCCCGATATCTTAAAGGGGCAGGTTCTATCTTTATCTTCTGTGTTATGTGCTTCTACTTGAAGCCAGCAAATGATTGAGtatatatgattaaaaaaaaaaacaacacacataataaataaatgaattaacctTACACTTAAATGCAATctagttttctaaaaaaaaaaaacatagttgctAAGGTATTAGAATAATTAGAAAAAATCGTGTTGTGTAATAATCTGTTGTCCACAGTGTCATCCCTTTGGGGACTGTTCCTCTGCAGCATCACAAAGACCTGCACACTCTCCTACAAGTCCTCAGATCTTGCACATCGTGAACAAAACTGACTTGAAAATAGGAGATGCAGCTTTCATATATTACACAATAcattgtataattaattaatCAGTGAATGGTAGCCCATTCACACAAAAGCATATGctacaaattgcatttttgtaatttgtGGAAACATGCCAAAGTACTAAGATCACAGTGCTAGTTAACAGTTACTCTAATGTGCGTATTTTAGGTTTAAAAACAATTGTCTGTTATTGGTGTGGGTTGGCGCTGGGGACTCCGCTAAATAGTTGTGAGCAAAGTGCTCAGTGCTGGGACCGGTATTAAAAGAAACCTGACAGCTGCTTCAGTTCAACGCTTTCCAAGCGGGACTCCCGGTAGAATTTAGCAATAATGATCAAAAGGTGTACTGTACTGCATCCATACTAGATCTGCCACTCACTTGCACTGCAGCTAATCACTTAACTGTGGACTTCTGTAAACTCGACTTCACACACTTATAAACCGTTGACACAACACTCTTCTGAAACACTTTAGCAGTAGGTGATAAATAGTGGCATAAGTACTGCCGAGATTATGCGTCTCGCATTTATTTATTCTGCTTTTATAAAGAACATCATAGTTTGATATTCACGAAACAGTTTCAGACCGCTGTTAAATAATTGAACAGCCAGGTATTTTATTCTTAAAGAGAAAATACGTACTTTAATCAATGTATTATTTCAATGTGTGATAATTCAGCAGTCTATGAACTGATGTAACGTCCAAATTTGCTTTTCTAGGAAAACCaggagcatgttttttttttgttaactttttCAGTACAAAAAAACATGCTTCCTTGCAAACTAAACGTTAATTTCTAAATTTGTTTAGCTTCCTTCTTGCAGTCATTTCAGATAATGGTAGTTTTCGGTGCTGCAATGCGTCCTAGTTACAGGGTGTAGTTTCAGTGTGGAACAATTAAACAGTAAATAAACTAACCAGACAGTTTGCACCGCTGTTGTAATATATACTTGATgttgtactgtaatgtattttatcaAACAAGCAAGGGTGACCAAACAACAAATCATTT
The DNA window shown above is from Acipenser ruthenus chromosome 24, fAciRut3.2 maternal haplotype, whole genome shotgun sequence and carries:
- the LOC131696515 gene encoding dnaJ homolog subfamily A member 4-like isoform X3, with amino-acid sequence MHSRSHWKADGPALSCRGDFSRRQGYGGKKGTLEKCCDCKGQGVKIQVKQIGPGMIQQIQSMCEECQGQGERFSSKDRCKKCNGHKVERKKKILEVHVDKGMKDEQKITFHGEGDQEPGLEPGDVIIVLDQKEHPVFQRHGDNLIMNMEIQLVEALCGFKKTIKTLDNRILLINSSPGKVIKHNDIKCVQNEGMPIHRAPYEKGQLIIQFLVTFPENGWLPKHMLPQLEALLPPREDLMLLDDMEEVDLTEVEHGSRHSHKYRGEAYEAEDEEMPRSSGVQCQTQ
- the LOC131696515 gene encoding dnaJ homolog subfamily A member 4-like isoform X1 yields the protein MVRETAYYDILGVNTSASPEEIKKAYRKLALKFHPDKNPNEGERFKLISQAYEVLSDPQKRDLYDQGGEQAIKEGGMGGRGFSSPMDIFDMFFGGGGRMNRERRGKNVVHQLSVSLEDMYNGTTRKLELQKKVICEKCNGYGGKKGTLEKCCDCKGQGVKIQVKQIGPGMIQQIQSMCEECQGQGERFSSKDRCKKCNGHKVERKKKILEVHVDKGMKDEQKITFHGEGDQEPGLEPGDVIIVLDQKEHPVFQRHGDNLIMNMEIQLVEALCGFKKTIKTLDNRILLINSSPGKVIKHNDIKCVQNEGMPIHRAPYEKGQLIIQFLVTFPENGWLPKHMLPQLEALLPPREDLMLLDDMEEVDLTEVEHGSRHSHKYRGEAYEAEDEEMPRSSGVQCQTQ
- the LOC131696515 gene encoding dnaJ homolog subfamily A member 4-like isoform X2, with protein sequence MQCRSHWKADGPALSCRGDFSRRQGYGGKKGTLEKCCDCKGQGVKIQVKQIGPGMIQQIQSMCEECQGQGERFSSKDRCKKCNGHKVERKKKILEVHVDKGMKDEQKITFHGEGDQEPGLEPGDVIIVLDQKEHPVFQRHGDNLIMNMEIQLVEALCGFKKTIKTLDNRILLINSSPGKVIKHNDIKCVQNEGMPIHRAPYEKGQLIIQFLVTFPENGWLPKHMLPQLEALLPPREDLMLLDDMEEVDLTEVEHGSRHSHKYRGEAYEAEDEEMPRSSGVQCQTQ
- the LOC117428434 gene encoding small ribosomal subunit protein eS27-like isoform X1, whose amino-acid sequence is MPLAKDLLHPSLDEEKRLHKKKRLVQSPNSYFMDVKCPGCYKITTVFSHAQTVVLCVGCSTVLCQPTGGKARLTEGCSFRRKLH
- the LOC117428434 gene encoding small ribosomal subunit protein eS27-like isoform X2 — encoded protein: MDVKCPGCYKITTVFSHAQTVVLCVGCSTVLCQPTGGKARLTEGCSFRRKLH